One Desulforhopalus sp. DNA segment encodes these proteins:
- a CDS encoding GatB/YqeY domain-containing protein translates to MSLQKQLQDELKVAMKAKDSDRTWAIRVLIGEFGRQVEKELSDDQVIAIVKKLIKSERELLAAQGKDSSPFLVIMEGYLPQAASEEEIRAWIDGNIDFSTFANRMQAMRPIMNHFGSAADGNVVKKILLSYS, encoded by the coding sequence ATGAGTTTACAGAAGCAACTGCAGGATGAATTGAAGGTGGCCATGAAGGCCAAGGACAGCGACCGGACCTGGGCGATCCGCGTCTTGATCGGCGAGTTTGGCCGGCAGGTGGAAAAAGAGTTGAGCGATGACCAAGTTATCGCCATCGTCAAAAAACTTATCAAGTCGGAGCGGGAGTTGCTGGCGGCCCAAGGGAAAGACAGCAGCCCCTTCCTGGTCATAATGGAAGGATATCTGCCGCAGGCGGCAAGCGAAGAGGAGATTCGCGCCTGGATTGACGGCAATATCGACTTTTCCACATTCGCCAACCGGATGCAGGCGATGCGTCCGATCATGAACCACTTCGGCAGTGCCGCTGACGGAAATGTGGTAAAAAAGATCCTGCTCAGTTACTCCTGA
- a CDS encoding 50S ribosomal protein L11 methyltransferase translates to MPHQQEFLRPDTLLYIYYIDGIIPAHHPIAAKGFIGNWVEDNFSFLFFTQPAHQLVERILAEFPGRTLLDEYAMTYLQWQGGTIEPLRIGRFILNPTWIKASPGKNDVAITVDSGVVFGNGSHTTTQACLEAIDIACAGNKVGSMLDLGTGTGVLALAAAKLGCKKIVAVDYNYLAARTARRNVLLNQLEDRILVVNGRAEEHTAIATDLLVANIHYEVMKDLVRTDGFLRQKWFILSGLMNSEVEKILEYLATQPVLILKRWNQDAIWHTILGITQPSP, encoded by the coding sequence ATGCCACACCAACAAGAATTTCTCCGCCCCGACACCCTGCTGTACATCTATTATATTGATGGGATCATTCCCGCCCATCACCCCATTGCTGCCAAAGGTTTTATCGGCAACTGGGTCGAGGACAACTTCAGCTTCCTGTTCTTTACCCAACCGGCGCACCAGCTGGTGGAGCGAATCCTCGCCGAATTTCCCGGGCGCACCCTCCTTGACGAGTACGCAATGACCTACCTCCAGTGGCAGGGCGGCACTATTGAACCGTTGCGTATCGGCCGCTTTATCCTCAACCCGACCTGGATTAAGGCCTCCCCCGGGAAAAACGACGTGGCGATCACCGTCGATTCCGGCGTGGTCTTCGGCAACGGCAGCCATACCACGACCCAGGCCTGCCTGGAGGCCATCGATATTGCCTGTGCCGGCAACAAGGTGGGGAGCATGCTCGATCTCGGCACGGGGACCGGCGTCCTCGCCCTCGCCGCAGCCAAACTCGGCTGCAAGAAGATAGTCGCCGTCGATTATAACTACCTGGCAGCGAGGACCGCCCGCCGCAACGTCCTCCTTAACCAGCTGGAAGACCGCATCCTGGTGGTCAACGGCAGGGCCGAGGAGCACACCGCCATTGCCACCGATCTGTTGGTCGCCAATATTCACTACGAGGTGATGAAGGACCTGGTACGCACCGACGGTTTTCTCCGCCAGAAATGGTTCATCCTCTCCGGCCTGATGAACAGCGAGGTCGAGAAAATCCTCGAATATCTCGCGACCCAGCCGGTTCTCATCCTCAAGCGCTGGAATCAGGACGCAATCTGGCACACCATTTTGGGGATCACCCAACCGTCCCCCTGA
- a CDS encoding sulfite exporter TauE/SafE family protein: MQKRMSFLPWLFMAMVAFLGTNAVNAAETGSAAPSAAPEAVAAPTIGIDKTELNNGGVIKVSGKAPAGKPVFLEVWSVDHKVRASRFDSEVDKDSGKRPYIFYITNEMPSYYKTFVPKDLQPVIDAAKKEGKKWSYSALLKNLGADVAYNVPAKAKAERYQSTLMASVIGSRGDLLETMDEKEGKKRSMQLVKARFQSVDKVVAAAVDVKPDGSYTADIKIRDGLAPGKYNIVAVVDKKAKSEPATFENKISFPTMYLENAGTSMNLFYPFFLTLAVAIFGVLMGAGGGFIMNPLLLALFPALPHTIVAGTVTPTVLFSQGSGIFNYSKINFISWKLGCGIGCSMLLGAFIGPKLTEMITLDQFKFAFGWILIVLAALMLWQTMPAYLAKNKKEQAILKEFKKRAEDAAKGKK; this comes from the coding sequence ATGCAAAAGAGGATGAGTTTCTTACCGTGGCTTTTCATGGCAATGGTAGCGTTTCTCGGCACGAATGCCGTTAATGCGGCGGAGACCGGCAGCGCAGCGCCATCTGCGGCACCGGAAGCGGTAGCCGCACCAACCATTGGCATTGACAAGACCGAGTTGAACAATGGCGGCGTCATCAAGGTCAGTGGCAAGGCACCGGCCGGAAAGCCGGTTTTTCTCGAGGTCTGGTCCGTAGACCATAAAGTGCGAGCTAGCCGTTTCGACAGTGAAGTAGACAAGGACAGCGGCAAAAGGCCGTATATCTTCTACATAACTAACGAGATGCCGTCCTACTACAAGACTTTTGTTCCCAAAGATCTTCAGCCGGTTATCGATGCAGCTAAAAAAGAAGGTAAGAAATGGAGTTATTCAGCCCTGCTTAAAAATCTTGGGGCGGATGTCGCCTATAATGTGCCGGCCAAGGCGAAAGCCGAACGCTATCAATCGACCCTCATGGCAAGTGTTATCGGCAGCCGGGGTGATTTGCTGGAGACGATGGATGAAAAGGAAGGCAAAAAACGGTCAATGCAGTTGGTCAAGGCCCGTTTCCAAAGCGTTGATAAGGTTGTCGCCGCGGCAGTCGATGTCAAACCCGACGGTTCCTACACCGCCGATATCAAAATCCGCGATGGCCTTGCCCCCGGGAAATACAATATTGTCGCAGTGGTAGATAAGAAGGCGAAAAGCGAACCGGCGACCTTTGAAAATAAAATTTCCTTCCCGACGATGTATCTTGAGAATGCCGGTACCAGCATGAATCTGTTTTACCCGTTTTTTCTCACTCTGGCTGTTGCCATCTTCGGCGTGCTCATGGGGGCTGGCGGCGGTTTCATTATGAATCCTCTGCTTCTCGCCCTCTTCCCAGCCCTGCCGCACACCATCGTTGCCGGTACGGTGACACCGACGGTGCTCTTTTCTCAGGGCAGCGGAATCTTCAACTACTCGAAGATTAATTTCATTAGTTGGAAACTAGGCTGCGGTATCGGCTGTTCGATGTTGTTGGGCGCTTTCATTGGTCCGAAGCTGACCGAGATGATTACCCTTGATCAGTTCAAGTTTGCCTTTGGCTGGATACTGATTGTTCTCGCCGCTCTTATGCTTTGGCAGACCATGCCGGCATATCTGGCGAAAAACAAAAAGGAACAAGCCATTCTCAAAGAGTTTAAGAAACGCGCAGAAGATGCCGCCAAAGGTAAAAAGTAA
- a CDS encoding sulfite exporter TauE/SafE family protein translates to MKVEFWGQEFQVNMFVGCIGGFIIAVMSSMFGFGGGPFMVPLMSVALRLPMYLVVGSSLLAIFFSTTVSTMRHYQFGNFDLIFFLAMFPAALLGGYIAPQIAKRVSPLVVKRVACVGLVLLALNLLGLY, encoded by the coding sequence ATGAAAGTAGAATTCTGGGGTCAGGAATTTCAAGTAAATATGTTTGTCGGCTGTATCGGCGGTTTTATCATTGCTGTCATGTCTTCGATGTTTGGCTTTGGCGGCGGGCCGTTTATGGTGCCGCTTATGTCGGTGGCTTTGCGCCTGCCGATGTATTTGGTGGTTGGCAGTTCTCTGCTCGCCATCTTTTTCAGCACCACGGTCAGTACCATGCGCCATTATCAATTTGGCAACTTTGACCTGATTTTTTTCCTGGCGATGTTTCCCGCAGCCCTGCTTGGCGGCTACATCGCTCCGCAGATCGCCAAACGAGTCAGCCCGCTGGTGGTAAAGCGCGTTGCCTGCGTGGGCCTTGTTCTCTTGGCCCTCAATCTGTTGGGACTGTATTAA
- a CDS encoding HEAT repeat domain-containing protein, whose translation MTQTPYTVSDEDFKKVIADFLDQGHVENIVAMFRREPLYYSWIGDILRDERFSVRLGVAVLFEELQQIQPDMLPLAIPSLAELLLAPEPLLRGEAISLLGLIGGAAALELIGRYRDDPDPQVREMVCLVLEEQP comes from the coding sequence ATGACACAAACTCCCTACACAGTAAGCGACGAAGACTTTAAAAAGGTTATCGCCGACTTCTTAGACCAGGGGCATGTCGAAAACATCGTCGCCATGTTCCGCCGTGAACCGCTATATTATAGCTGGATCGGGGACATCCTCCGCGACGAACGGTTCAGCGTTCGTCTCGGTGTGGCCGTCCTTTTCGAGGAGCTGCAGCAAATCCAGCCCGACATGCTGCCGCTTGCTATCCCTTCCCTTGCCGAACTCCTCCTTGCCCCTGAGCCGCTGCTCCGCGGCGAGGCCATTTCTCTTCTTGGGCTAATAGGCGGTGCGGCGGCATTGGAACTGATCGGTCGGTACCGCGACGACCCCGACCCACAGGTGCGGGAGATGGTGTGCTTGGTCCTGGAGGAACAGCCGTGA
- a CDS encoding PEGA domain-containing protein has protein sequence MARVKWWCLAAVLLVLSGCGQGSQLVRISTDPPGGTVFYNEKVMGETPLDVVVEQKSGDYNYYSFRVVKENYKPVEKVFKELFYYQKIRDIIPDKLHFVLEERKRFPIAISSEPSGAAISLNGEMLGKTPFTTIVEEAAGKPRVFNFVADMQGYRQEMIVLREFLPKDDGKVFIFPDNLHFDLKIK, from the coding sequence GTGGCAAGAGTGAAATGGTGGTGCCTTGCGGCGGTTTTACTCGTTCTTTCCGGGTGCGGGCAGGGGTCTCAGCTGGTGCGGATCAGCACTGACCCACCCGGCGGCACGGTGTTTTATAACGAAAAAGTTATGGGCGAGACACCACTTGATGTTGTCGTTGAACAGAAGAGCGGGGATTATAACTACTATTCTTTTCGGGTTGTGAAAGAGAACTATAAGCCCGTGGAAAAGGTGTTCAAGGAACTGTTTTATTATCAGAAAATACGGGACATCATCCCGGACAAACTCCACTTCGTTCTTGAGGAGCGCAAGAGATTTCCAATTGCTATAAGCTCTGAGCCGAGTGGGGCTGCCATCAGCCTCAACGGTGAGATGCTTGGTAAAACGCCATTTACGACCATCGTAGAGGAGGCGGCCGGCAAGCCCCGGGTCTTTAATTTTGTTGCAGACATGCAAGGATATCGGCAGGAAATGATTGTTCTTCGAGAGTTCCTGCCTAAGGACGATGGTAAGGTATTTATCTTTCCGGACAATCTGCATTTTGATCTAAAAATTAAGTGA
- a CDS encoding branched-chain amino acid ABC transporter substrate-binding protein has protein sequence MSKRRNTVLSLMVAAGMTLALCGPAGAADKIVKIATQSPLSGDQSLIGVDIRRGAELALEQLSGPLTALGFKVSLAPFDDQANPDNGVANAKQIVSDPAILAVVGHYNSGVQIPSSEVYHTAGLANVSPANTNPKVTTRGYLEVNRIVGRDDVQGVVGADFATSKGVKTAFVVHDKTAYGQGIAEFFKKRAEETKIKVLGFEGTEEKANYDALLTPIIAGNPDLVYFGGMAPQAALLFKQARQKGYEGIFMSDDGFASADAAKIGEKNLITGGGTFYSDVSGPASAYPGTAKFISDFTAKYKAAPQPFAAQGYDSMAISLKAIENAAVANKNEVPTREAVAKAIRALKDFKGITGTYTFNGIGDPEVARYFILQVKSADPAQWNTNAIVQTLDIAPPK, from the coding sequence ATGTCGAAACGAAGAAATACGGTATTATCTCTGATGGTGGCCGCGGGGATGACCCTGGCCTTATGCGGACCTGCGGGCGCGGCTGACAAGATTGTCAAGATCGCCACCCAGTCACCATTGTCCGGAGACCAGTCACTCATCGGCGTGGACATCAGGCGCGGTGCTGAACTGGCCCTGGAGCAATTGAGTGGTCCTTTGACCGCTCTTGGTTTTAAGGTTTCCTTGGCTCCTTTTGATGATCAGGCAAATCCCGATAACGGTGTTGCCAACGCCAAGCAGATCGTTTCCGATCCGGCAATTCTTGCCGTCGTCGGCCATTACAACTCCGGCGTCCAGATCCCCTCTTCCGAGGTATATCATACCGCAGGTCTTGCCAACGTTTCTCCTGCCAACACCAATCCGAAGGTAACCACCCGTGGCTACCTGGAAGTAAACCGCATCGTTGGACGTGACGACGTCCAGGGCGTAGTCGGTGCCGATTTCGCTACCTCCAAGGGCGTAAAGACTGCCTTCGTTGTTCATGACAAGACCGCTTATGGCCAAGGTATCGCTGAATTCTTCAAGAAAAGAGCTGAAGAGACCAAGATCAAGGTCCTCGGTTTTGAAGGCACTGAAGAAAAAGCCAACTACGACGCACTCCTCACCCCGATCATCGCCGGTAATCCCGATCTCGTTTACTTCGGCGGAATGGCCCCCCAGGCTGCCCTTCTTTTCAAACAGGCCCGGCAAAAAGGCTATGAAGGCATTTTCATGAGCGATGACGGCTTCGCCTCTGCAGATGCCGCCAAGATTGGCGAGAAGAATCTGATCACCGGTGGTGGCACCTTCTACTCCGACGTATCCGGTCCGGCTTCCGCTTACCCCGGAACCGCCAAGTTTATAAGTGATTTTACCGCCAAATATAAGGCCGCTCCTCAGCCTTTTGCCGCTCAGGGCTATGACTCCATGGCCATCTCTTTGAAGGCCATCGAGAATGCCGCAGTTGCCAATAAAAACGAGGTTCCGACCCGCGAGGCCGTTGCCAAGGCAATTCGTGCTCTGAAGGATTTCAAAGGAATCACCGGCACCTATACCTTTAATGGTATCGGCGATCCGGAAGTCGCCCGTTATTTCATCCTCCAGGTGAAATCGGCTGATCCTGCCCAGTGGAACACCAACGCAATAGTTCAGACCCTTGATATTGCGCCTCCCAAATAA
- a CDS encoding branched-chain amino acid ABC transporter permease, giving the protein MKRFLRQINVYELIRPIGQLLAFSVGSAAVMSTIVVALALVLDRTAVGAHLMDKLNVTVFTYTLINLPQVVIDGLTIGFVYAAIALGYTMVYGVLQFINFAHSEIFAVGAFIGVEFLIFLQSAGALTGASLFMAYAYLILAIILGMLAAGGLAVAVERIAYRPLRGASRLVPLISAIGVSFLLQDVIRLVEGLTSGQFNRIMPTFGNFDERIIFGKMVLGASKLTLGISIKSIIVIVAAVLMLVGLNYLVNATRVGKAIRAVAQDMSTASLMGIHVNRIISLTFLVGGLLGGAAGVLYALKFTRIDPFIGFFPGLKAFTAAVLGGIGNMTGALLGGIILGMLETFAGSYMGIFTMGAAGSEYKDIFAFSILILVLIFRPQGLMGQNVGQKA; this is encoded by the coding sequence ATGAAACGATTCCTGAGACAAATAAATGTATATGAATTAATACGGCCAATTGGCCAGTTGCTGGCATTTTCCGTCGGCAGCGCTGCAGTTATGTCCACAATTGTTGTGGCACTCGCCCTGGTCCTCGACCGGACCGCCGTCGGCGCCCATCTGATGGACAAGCTGAACGTGACCGTGTTCACCTACACCCTCATCAATCTTCCCCAGGTGGTAATCGACGGGTTGACTATCGGTTTTGTCTACGCCGCCATTGCTCTCGGCTATACCATGGTGTACGGGGTTCTGCAGTTTATCAACTTCGCCCACAGTGAAATTTTTGCGGTCGGCGCCTTTATCGGAGTGGAGTTTCTCATCTTCCTGCAGTCGGCCGGGGCCTTGACCGGGGCCTCACTGTTTATGGCCTACGCCTATCTGATTTTGGCAATTATTCTGGGAATGCTCGCCGCCGGCGGCCTGGCGGTGGCTGTTGAACGTATAGCCTATCGCCCACTGCGTGGGGCATCCAGGCTTGTTCCCCTGATCTCGGCGATCGGCGTCTCCTTTTTGCTGCAGGATGTCATTCGCCTGGTAGAGGGCTTGACCTCCGGCCAGTTCAACCGGATCATGCCGACCTTCGGCAACTTCGATGAAAGGATAATCTTCGGCAAAATGGTCCTGGGCGCCTCGAAGCTTACCCTGGGGATCTCCATCAAATCGATTATCGTCATTGTTGCCGCGGTCCTTATGCTCGTCGGCCTGAATTACCTGGTCAATGCCACGCGGGTCGGCAAGGCCATTCGCGCTGTCGCCCAGGATATGTCAACCGCCAGCCTCATGGGGATCCATGTCAACCGGATCATCTCTTTGACCTTTCTTGTCGGTGGGCTTCTAGGCGGCGCGGCCGGTGTGCTGTACGCCCTGAAATTCACCAGGATTGATCCCTTTATCGGCTTCTTCCCCGGATTGAAGGCCTTTACCGCTGCCGTTCTCGGTGGTATCGGCAATATGACCGGCGCGCTCCTCGGGGGCATTATCCTCGGCATGCTGGAGACCTTTGCCGGTTCCTACATGGGGATATTCACCATGGGGGCGGCGGGCTCTGAATACAAAGATATCTTTGCCTTCAGTATCCTCATCCTTGTCCTGATCTTTAGGCCGCAAGGCCTGATGGGGCAAAATGTCGGCCAGAAAGCATAG
- a CDS encoding ABC transporter ATP-binding protein — translation MALLEITNITKTFGGLKAISEVTFSLEKGRIVSIIGPNGAGKTTFFNTLTGIYKPDGGSITFNGKSLVGLRPDQIAARGIARTFQNIRLFPDMTVIENIMVGMHIHFKQSAIATLFRLPAFTKEEEEAEREALRLMQYVGLYGVENELAKNLPYGAQRRLEIARALAAEPQLLLLDEPAAGMNPQETEDIVQLFRDIRDKKGITILLIEHDMRVVMNISEDICVMDYGVKIAQGTPTEIRNNTRVIEAYLGRGAVAGQHEEKMQ, via the coding sequence ATGGCATTACTGGAAATCACAAATATTACCAAAACCTTTGGTGGATTAAAGGCGATCAGTGAGGTCACCTTTTCCCTCGAAAAAGGTCGGATAGTATCGATCATTGGCCCGAACGGCGCCGGCAAGACCACCTTTTTCAATACCCTCACCGGGATATACAAGCCGGATGGCGGATCGATAACCTTTAACGGCAAATCGCTGGTCGGACTACGGCCGGACCAGATAGCCGCCCGGGGAATTGCCCGGACCTTTCAGAACATCCGCCTGTTTCCGGACATGACCGTTATCGAGAATATCATGGTCGGGATGCACATTCATTTCAAACAATCGGCCATCGCGACGCTGTTCAGGCTACCGGCCTTTACCAAGGAAGAAGAGGAGGCGGAGCGCGAGGCCTTGCGGTTGATGCAGTATGTCGGCCTGTACGGCGTCGAGAACGAACTGGCAAAGAACCTTCCCTACGGTGCCCAGCGCCGGCTGGAAATCGCCCGGGCCCTCGCCGCCGAACCACAACTATTGCTCCTTGACGAACCGGCCGCCGGCATGAACCCGCAGGAAACCGAGGACATCGTCCAGCTGTTCCGCGATATCCGAGACAAAAAGGGCATTACCATCCTCCTCATCGAGCACGATATGCGAGTGGTAATGAATATATCCGAGGACATCTGCGTCATGGATTACGGTGTGAAAATCGCCCAGGGCACGCCCACGGAGATACGCAACAATACCCGGGTGATCGAGGCCTACCTTGGTCGCGGCGCCGTTGCCGGACAGCATGAGGAGAAGATGCAATGA
- a CDS encoding ABC transporter ATP-binding protein, protein MSLLEIENIHSYYGHIHAIKGVSVKVNQGEIVTLIGSNGAGKSTTLRTISGMMHPKNGRILFDGKDISKMEPHEIVQEGMVHVPEGRGIFPTLTVKENLEMGAFTVKDSRLVEERMDNGFALFPRLKERIDQFGGTLSGGEQQMLAIARGLMLSPRLLMLDEPSMGLAPILVELIFDIIKKLNDQGTTILLVEQNALMALSIAHRGYVLQTGEITVTDSAENLRNNKAVQKAYLGMS, encoded by the coding sequence ATGAGTCTCTTGGAGATTGAGAATATTCATAGCTATTACGGGCATATCCATGCAATTAAAGGGGTGTCCGTGAAGGTCAATCAAGGGGAGATTGTCACCCTGATCGGCTCCAATGGGGCAGGGAAGAGCACAACGCTGCGGACAATCTCGGGGATGATGCATCCGAAAAATGGCCGGATCCTCTTTGACGGCAAGGATATCTCGAAGATGGAACCGCACGAGATTGTCCAGGAGGGCATGGTCCATGTCCCGGAAGGACGGGGCATCTTCCCGACACTGACGGTCAAGGAAAATCTGGAGATGGGAGCCTTCACGGTCAAGGACTCACGGCTCGTCGAAGAGCGGATGGACAATGGCTTTGCTCTCTTCCCCCGCCTCAAGGAACGCATTGATCAGTTCGGCGGAACCCTGTCCGGCGGCGAGCAGCAGATGCTGGCCATCGCCCGCGGCCTGATGCTCAGCCCGCGCCTTCTCATGCTTGACGAACCGTCGATGGGCCTTGCGCCGATCCTCGTTGAGCTGATTTTCGATATCATCAAAAAACTCAATGACCAGGGTACCACCATTCTCCTGGTCGAACAGAACGCCCTGATGGCCCTGTCCATCGCCCATCGCGGTTACGTCCTGCAGACCGGCGAAATTACTGTTACCGATTCGGCCGAGAATCTCCGCAATAATAAGGCGGTGCAGAAGGCTTACCTGGGCATGTCCTGA
- a CDS encoding two-component system response regulator, giving the protein MAEYSQCSILIVDDTEENVDILVSALGDLYDITVAIDGETALEILEDFTPDLILLDIMMPGIDGYEVCERLKRQTRTLKIPIIFLTALNEPESEEKGLRLGAVDYITKPFNPFLVKARVKNHLELKMHRDNLEQLVQQRTAELELTQEVTIESMGTLAEYRDPETGGHIQRTKHYIKALARQLKKSGKYAFFLNDQTIEALHKSAPLHDIGKVGVPDHILLKPGKLTESEFEEMKKHTIYGRDAISKAEKKLGDGSFLRYALEIAESHQEKWDGSGYPNGWAGENIPFSGRLMAVADVYDALISKRIYKAPFSHSKAVAIILEGRGSHFDPDIVDAFAEVAEEFRQIALEHADFPEEREALLE; this is encoded by the coding sequence ATGGCCGAATATTCACAATGTTCCATATTGATTGTCGACGATACCGAAGAAAATGTCGACATCCTCGTCTCGGCCCTTGGCGATCTCTACGACATCACCGTTGCCATTGATGGAGAAACCGCCCTGGAAATCCTCGAAGACTTTACCCCGGACCTCATTCTCCTCGATATCATGATGCCCGGCATCGACGGCTACGAGGTCTGCGAGCGACTCAAACGGCAGACCCGCACCCTGAAGATCCCCATTATCTTCCTCACCGCTCTCAATGAGCCGGAAAGCGAGGAAAAAGGCCTTCGCCTCGGGGCGGTCGATTACATCACCAAGCCGTTCAATCCATTTTTGGTCAAGGCGCGGGTGAAGAATCATCTCGAATTGAAGATGCACCGCGATAACCTTGAGCAACTTGTACAGCAGCGCACAGCCGAACTTGAACTGACCCAGGAGGTGACCATTGAGAGCATGGGCACCCTGGCGGAGTACCGGGACCCGGAGACCGGCGGCCATATTCAGCGAACCAAACATTATATCAAGGCCCTGGCCAGGCAGCTGAAAAAGAGCGGCAAATACGCCTTCTTCCTCAATGACCAAACCATTGAAGCCCTGCATAAGTCAGCGCCTTTGCATGATATCGGCAAGGTCGGCGTGCCCGACCATATTCTTCTTAAACCCGGGAAACTGACAGAAAGCGAATTCGAGGAGATGAAAAAGCATACGATTTATGGCCGTGACGCCATCTCCAAGGCCGAAAAAAAACTCGGCGACGGGTCGTTTCTCCGTTATGCATTGGAGATTGCCGAGAGTCACCAGGAAAAATGGGATGGCAGCGGCTACCCAAACGGCTGGGCGGGAGAGAATATACCCTTCTCCGGGAGGTTGATGGCGGTCGCCGATGTCTACGACGCCCTGATCAGCAAGCGAATATATAAGGCGCCGTTCAGCCATTCAAAGGCGGTGGCGATAATACTTGAGGGCCGGGGCAGTCACTTCGATCCGGACATCGTCGATGCCTTTGCCGAAGTGGCCGAGGAATTCCGGCAAATCGCTTTGGAACACGCCGATTTCCCCGAAGAGCGGGAGGCGCTGTTGGAATAA